One window of Methanogenium organophilum genomic DNA carries:
- a CDS encoding rhodanese-like domain-containing protein, producing the protein MGAMRFSTIGYENRYNPALNIAGTDAFIQSLTVGMPPAPDHFARCSDINRQGPALVRTLPVLKVLTPAQFHAEMQRDDTIVVDIRSYTAFGGQHIPGSYHIDISGNFPTNAGWVLPPEKDILLVTEIPVEAREAREAVTYLRRVGLDRAIGYLEGGTHAWVSAGYETDTVPQLSPEKVHAKLQEEGTVLVDVRAADEYNIQHIPEAVNILTMDLRTRAAELDPARPTIVMCGSGIRSSLASSLLKQQGFTDVSNAAGGMRGYIAAGFFPA; encoded by the coding sequence ATGGGGGCGATGCGGTTTTCGACCATCGGCTACGAGAACCGCTACAACCCGGCGCTCAACATCGCCGGGACCGACGCCTTCATCCAGTCGCTCACAGTCGGCATGCCGCCCGCACCCGACCACTTCGCCCGGTGCAGCGACATCAACCGGCAGGGGCCCGCACTTGTGCGGACCCTCCCCGTCCTGAAAGTGCTGACCCCGGCACAGTTCCATGCCGAGATGCAGCGCGACGACACGATCGTGGTGGATATCCGGAGCTATACGGCCTTCGGGGGGCAGCACATCCCCGGCAGCTACCACATCGACATATCCGGAAACTTCCCGACCAATGCGGGCTGGGTGCTCCCCCCGGAGAAAGACATCCTGCTCGTCACCGAGATTCCCGTCGAGGCACGTGAGGCACGTGAAGCCGTGACGTACCTTCGCCGCGTCGGCCTCGACCGTGCCATCGGTTATCTCGAAGGCGGTACCCACGCCTGGGTGAGCGCCGGGTATGAAACGGACACCGTCCCACAGCTCTCGCCGGAGAAGGTGCATGCAAAACTGCAGGAAGAAGGGACCGTGCTCGTCGACGTCCGGGCTGCAGACGAGTATAACATACAGCACATCCCGGAAGCGGTGAACATTCTCACGATGGATCTGCGGACGCGGGCCGCCGAGCTTGACCCCGCCCGCCCGACGATTGTGATGTGTGGTTCGGGCATCCGGTCCAGTCTCGCCTCCAGTCTCCTGAAACAGCAGGGATTCACCGACGTCTCCAACGCCGCCGGAGGAATGCGGGGGTACATCGCCGCCGGATTTTTCCCGGCGTGA
- a CDS encoding SLC13 family permease codes for MTDRIRVDVIAIIIMLTLGWLGLVSPAQTFSGFASNAVVSIMAVMILGYGVDRTGLMIRLARRIVRVAGAGEQKLMVIISAVTAVISGFMQNIGSAALFLPAILRISKKTGIPRTRLVMPMGFMAILGGTITMVGSSPLILLNDLLVQAGQSPFGIFAVTPVGLALLGAGILYFLLFGRYILPTEDRDGRKTAGQQEIIETWQLPRKMHHFIVPKESPIVGMTREDVALKRRYGLHLVAVKTGRDILYAPWRYSVFAEGQVLSLLGIEEDTEQFVEDYMLVPVGDPERHTEEIDEEHGGLAEIIVRPRSPYIGKTIREVSFRKEHGLEVILSLTKEGEHRRDTADIPMQPGDTFVVFGPWERIARIGEGPEFVLSSVPEETGVETAKAPVALLCLAGGIGLTFTGMSIGLGLLTGALGMILGGVITISEAYRAIDWRTVFLLAGLIPLGLAMDQTGTAAFIADAMMGLLAAAHPFLILIGIAVLATFFSLFMSNVAATVLLVPLVIIIGIDTGLDPRGLALLVAICASNSFVLPTHQVNAFLMTPGGYTNADYLRAGGGMTVLFLVLAAGLIYIFFVP; via the coding sequence GTGACGGACAGGATTCGCGTCGACGTCATCGCCATCATCATCATGCTTACCCTCGGGTGGCTCGGGCTCGTCAGTCCCGCCCAGACCTTCTCTGGGTTTGCGAGCAACGCCGTCGTCTCCATTATGGCCGTGATGATCCTCGGGTATGGCGTTGACCGGACCGGGCTCATGATCCGGCTCGCACGACGAATCGTGCGGGTCGCGGGGGCTGGCGAGCAGAAACTGATGGTCATCATCTCCGCCGTAACGGCCGTGATATCGGGGTTCATGCAGAACATCGGATCTGCGGCGCTCTTTCTCCCCGCCATCCTGCGCATCTCCAAAAAGACCGGCATCCCCCGCACCCGGCTCGTCATGCCGATGGGGTTCATGGCCATCCTCGGGGGGACCATCACCATGGTCGGGTCGTCCCCGCTCATCCTCTTAAACGACCTCCTCGTGCAGGCGGGGCAGTCACCGTTCGGCATCTTTGCCGTCACCCCCGTCGGTCTCGCCCTTCTCGGGGCGGGCATCCTCTACTTCCTCCTCTTTGGCCGATATATTCTCCCGACAGAAGACCGGGACGGGAGAAAAACGGCGGGCCAGCAGGAGATCATCGAGACATGGCAGCTCCCGCGAAAAATGCACCACTTCATCGTACCGAAGGAGAGCCCCATCGTCGGCATGACACGGGAGGATGTCGCCCTCAAACGCCGGTACGGCCTCCACCTCGTTGCCGTGAAGACCGGGCGGGATATCCTCTACGCACCCTGGCGCTACTCCGTCTTCGCCGAAGGGCAGGTTCTCTCCCTTCTCGGGATCGAGGAGGATACCGAACAGTTTGTTGAAGACTACATGCTTGTCCCCGTCGGTGACCCCGAGCGCCACACCGAAGAGATAGACGAGGAGCACGGTGGCCTCGCCGAGATCATCGTCCGACCCCGTTCCCCGTACATCGGCAAGACCATCCGCGAGGTTTCATTCCGGAAAGAACACGGCCTCGAGGTGATCCTCTCCCTGACCAAAGAGGGTGAGCACCGCCGCGACACGGCCGACATCCCCATGCAGCCGGGCGACACCTTCGTTGTCTTCGGCCCCTGGGAGCGGATCGCACGAATAGGTGAAGGGCCGGAGTTCGTTCTGAGCTCGGTTCCCGAGGAGACCGGGGTTGAGACCGCAAAGGCGCCGGTGGCCCTTCTCTGTCTTGCAGGCGGCATCGGCCTCACCTTCACCGGGATGTCCATCGGCCTCGGCCTCCTGACGGGCGCCCTCGGGATGATCCTCGGGGGTGTCATCACCATCAGCGAGGCCTACCGGGCCATCGACTGGCGGACCGTCTTTCTTCTCGCAGGACTCATCCCCCTCGGTCTTGCGATGGACCAGACGGGGACCGCCGCATTCATCGCCGATGCAATGATGGGCCTCCTTGCCGCGGCCCACCCCTTCCTTATCCTTATAGGCATCGCCGTTCTCGCCACATTCTTCAGCCTCTTTATGTCGAATGTGGCGGCAACCGTCCTCCTCGTGCCGCTCGTCATCATCATCGGCATCGACACCGGCCTCGATCCCCGCGGCCTCGCCCTCCTCGTCGCCATCTGCGCCTCAAACTCGTTCGTGTTGCCGACGCACCAGGTCAACGCCTTCCTGATGACGCCGGGAGGCTACACGAACGCCGATTACCTCCGGGCAGGCGGGGGCATGACCGTGCTCTTCCTCGTCCTTGCCGCAGGATTGATTTATATATTCTTCGTCCCATAG
- a CDS encoding TolB-like translocation protein, whose protein sequence is MLLSLCILGPAASAVGISGEKKTIFTAEEGAYISSAIDSGNILICEVYPDPDKDDASSWSRLYLYNISEGTPEELLIHPSPSLSLYHHLDINENIVVWVAKSERDWVEGQFDVYAYNLDERKSPERIAEKFYSVNGIAKCNDKIIITGRNSATETRDYDHGEIFVYNLVEGSLTKYELPGCQSWVAVSGKNLIFQDTRYGQLKNTVHLMNFDTGKTRQIGDENKGVYSNPDISGEKIVYKFDENFGSFLKDNPPQKVLMTDIFTNEMTIIASPDAQVASPKIDGNNIVWADKRNRVYYSVRLYNINEEYEILISDTNGTSGGSVEISGDSVIWKDLVNGRNVLKLIKLDLPKTSATLTEIQQTIEKGVAETDNGENSTQTAGLFWGFSFAGVIFGLCFISRRNIVIEN, encoded by the coding sequence TTGCTGTTATCTCTCTGTATACTTGGCCCGGCTGCTTCTGCTGTCGGGATCTCCGGCGAAAAGAAAACGATCTTTACGGCTGAAGAGGGAGCATACATCTCTTCTGCGATAGATTCAGGGAACATTTTAATATGTGAAGTATATCCTGATCCTGATAAGGATGATGCCTCCAGCTGGTCAAGGTTATACCTGTATAATATCAGCGAAGGAACTCCTGAAGAATTGTTAATTCATCCATCTCCGTCTCTTTCTTTATATCATCATCTTGACATCAATGAAAACATTGTAGTATGGGTGGCAAAATCCGAAAGGGACTGGGTTGAAGGGCAGTTTGATGTATATGCGTATAATTTGGATGAGAGAAAATCTCCTGAAAGAATCGCGGAGAAATTCTATTCTGTCAATGGCATTGCAAAATGTAATGATAAGATCATTATTACAGGAAGGAATTCAGCTACAGAAACTCGAGACTATGATCACGGGGAGATATTTGTATATAATCTGGTAGAAGGAAGCCTTACTAAGTATGAATTGCCAGGTTGTCAGTCATGGGTGGCGGTCTCCGGTAAAAACCTTATATTTCAGGATACCAGATATGGTCAGTTAAAAAACACAGTTCATCTAATGAACTTCGATACAGGCAAAACCCGACAAATCGGTGATGAAAATAAAGGAGTTTATTCTAATCCCGATATATCCGGTGAAAAAATAGTCTATAAGTTCGATGAAAATTTTGGATCATTTTTGAAAGATAATCCACCTCAAAAGGTCTTAATGACTGATATATTCACAAACGAAATGACTATTATTGCATCACCTGATGCACAAGTTGCAAGCCCGAAGATTGACGGGAACAACATAGTGTGGGCCGATAAGAGAAACAGGGTTTACTACTCGGTGAGGCTTTATAATATCAATGAAGAATACGAGATTCTGATTTCAGATACAAATGGTACCTCCGGGGGTTCGGTCGAAATATCCGGAGATTCTGTTATCTGGAAAGATTTGGTAAACGGACGAAATGTCCTAAAATTGATAAAGCTAGATTTGCCAAAAACTTCTGCAACTCTAACCGAAATACAGCAGACAATTGAAAAAGGGGTTGCTGAAACTGATAACGGGGAAAATTCAACACAAACCGCAGGACTATTTTGGGGTTTTTCATTCGCAGGAGTGATTTTTGGTTTGTGTTTTATTTCCCGAAGAAACATTGTTATTGAAAACTGA
- a CDS encoding winged helix-turn-helix transcriptional regulator — MKHRNIFSELNDPKNLLFSLIVIIILAKAVSATPFPSEDDEYIITGSTVPGDYIDSSGTDGPESFDDVPLWIKASVLAGAAASSLCLLKYIPLISGKIKEKNSNGNRRKILEIIREYPGSTATEINTLTWINTGTIRYHLSILEKNRDVVSVKTGHTYCYFLNGSRYTHEQMVITALSKNETTKRIIHVINERPGISNKSVSGIIGIDKSSVHWHIKRLAEAEVIMIKSEGRTSQFFMREGFEKYSV; from the coding sequence ATGAAACACAGAAATATTTTTTCTGAACTAAATGATCCAAAGAACCTCTTATTCAGCCTAATCGTCATAATTATATTGGCGAAGGCGGTTTCAGCGACCCCTTTTCCCAGTGAAGACGACGAATATATTATAACCGGATCGACTGTTCCGGGGGATTATATAGACTCTTCAGGAACTGACGGACCCGAAAGCTTTGATGACGTGCCTTTGTGGATTAAGGCATCCGTTCTTGCAGGCGCGGCCGCCTCATCCTTATGCCTTCTAAAATACATCCCGCTTATATCGGGGAAAATAAAGGAGAAAAATTCCAACGGAAACAGGAGAAAAATCCTTGAGATTATACGTGAATATCCGGGAAGTACAGCAACCGAAATTAATACTCTTACATGGATTAATACCGGAACTATCAGGTATCATCTCTCTATCCTTGAGAAAAACCGTGATGTGGTCTCTGTGAAAACCGGCCACACGTACTGTTATTTTTTAAATGGGTCTCGGTACACTCACGAGCAGATGGTTATTACGGCTCTCTCAAAAAACGAGACCACAAAACGGATAATTCACGTGATAAACGAAAGACCAGGTATCTCGAATAAATCTGTATCGGGTATTATCGGCATTGACAAGAGTTCAGTACACTGGCACATAAAAAGACTTGCCGAAGCGGAGGTTATAATGATCAAAAGTGAGGGACGGACATCTCAGTTTTTCATGAGGGAAGGATTTGAGAAATATTCCGTATAA
- a CDS encoding ATP-binding protein: MQELTKLGITEILNDWNYWKRDFEAYVPRTEYLNTIRRFRKSGEIIVLTGIRRSGKSTLLKLEMQDLAQHVGKEALLYINFEDPRFGDTIDTRTLDMIFETYRETINPDGDVFIFLDEVQNVNGWEKWVRTAYELQKAKVYVTGSSSRLLSGEIATSISGRYLQLAVYPLTFSEFLAFQNVECKNIMDYSAKKIEIHRLFAEYLRYGGFPRVASIDEDLKKEELVSYYNTILLKDILSRFRLRNFEKLKKLARYLLTNDTKQNSINSITRALKYNYQTVEDYIDYLRQVYMVFELRNFSYSLKKQLISDTKYYAIDTGFVNAVSFSFSQNIGRLYENVVFNELMRRGKTTFFLNEGGSECDFIVQEGNAITGAYQVCYDLNEQNLQRETSGLVMACKTFGLTRGSIITESTIKTTVEDGVEIRIVPITVFLLGLAEEV, encoded by the coding sequence ATGCAGGAGCTCACGAAGCTCGGGATAACTGAGATCCTCAACGACTGGAACTACTGGAAACGGGACTTTGAAGCATATGTCCCGAGGACTGAATATCTCAATACAATTCGTCGTTTCAGGAAATCCGGCGAGATCATCGTCCTTACCGGCATCAGGAGGAGTGGAAAATCAACGCTCTTAAAGCTTGAGATGCAGGACCTCGCACAACATGTGGGAAAAGAAGCGCTCCTGTACATAAATTTTGAGGACCCGCGGTTCGGAGATACCATCGATACCCGGACCCTCGATATGATCTTCGAGACGTACCGCGAGACCATCAATCCCGATGGTGATGTATTTATCTTCCTTGATGAGGTGCAAAATGTCAATGGCTGGGAAAAATGGGTTCGGACTGCGTATGAGTTGCAGAAAGCGAAGGTCTATGTAACGGGTTCGTCATCACGGCTGTTATCGGGTGAGATTGCTACTTCGATTTCCGGCAGATATCTCCAGCTGGCTGTGTACCCTCTCACATTCAGTGAATTTTTGGCATTTCAGAATGTGGAATGCAAAAATATCATGGATTATTCCGCGAAAAAGATTGAGATACACCGCTTATTTGCAGAATATCTACGATACGGAGGATTTCCCCGTGTTGCATCGATAGATGAAGACCTGAAAAAAGAGGAATTGGTGTCGTACTATAATACGATACTCCTGAAGGATATACTCTCACGGTTCAGGCTCAGAAACTTTGAAAAGCTCAAAAAACTGGCCCGCTATCTTCTCACGAATGATACAAAACAAAACAGCATCAACAGTATCACGAGAGCGCTGAAGTACAACTACCAGACTGTTGAGGATTACATCGATTACCTCAGGCAGGTTTATATGGTCTTTGAACTGAGAAACTTCAGCTATTCTCTCAAAAAGCAGCTCATCTCGGATACCAAATATTACGCCATCGACACCGGGTTTGTGAATGCCGTCTCATTCTCATTTTCCCAAAACATCGGGAGGCTCTATGAAAATGTCGTCTTCAACGAACTGATGCGCAGAGGCAAAACGACCTTTTTCCTGAATGAGGGCGGTTCCGAGTGTGATTTTATTGTGCAGGAGGGGAATGCCATCACCGGGGCATACCAGGTCTGCTATGACCTGAACGAACAGAATCTGCAACGGGAGACCTCCGGTCTGGTCATGGCCTGCAAAACATTCGGTCTCACCAGGGGATCAATCATCACTGAGAGCACCATCAAAACCACCGTTGAAGACGGGGTGGAGATACGGATTGTTCCCATAACGGTGTTTCTGCTCGGGCTGGCGGAGGAGGTGTGA
- a CDS encoding fasciclin domain-containing protein, protein MKLQKMLGLMLVVAAVLVAGCTTSEPPAATPTPTPTPATTPTPAMKTIVETAEDAGSFTTLLTAVDAAGLTDTLSGEGPYTVFAPTDDAFAALPEGTVDTLLEDPEGQLTDILLYHVADGKYMAADVITMDTIDTLQGSVLTIDTSDGVMVDSANVIITDVECSNGVIHVIDAVMIPPEA, encoded by the coding sequence ATGAAATTACAAAAAATGCTGGGTCTCATGCTAGTGGTCGCGGCAGTGCTGGTCGCCGGATGTACCACTTCCGAGCCTCCGGCAGCAACTCCAACTCCAACTCCAACTCCTGCCACTACGCCAACACCGGCAATGAAAACGATAGTAGAGACTGCAGAGGATGCAGGGTCTTTTACGACCCTTCTTACAGCAGTCGATGCTGCAGGGCTTACGGATACGCTCTCAGGGGAGGGACCATACACCGTGTTTGCTCCCACAGACGATGCTTTTGCAGCGCTACCTGAGGGGACGGTTGATACACTGCTGGAAGATCCGGAAGGACAACTCACAGACATCCTGCTCTATCATGTGGCAGACGGGAAATACATGGCTGCGGATGTCATAACGATGGACACCATCGATACCCTGCAGGGCAGTGTATTGACCATTGACACCTCGGACGGAGTGATGGTGGATAGTGCAAATGTCATCATCACCGATGTCGAATGCAGCAACGGTGTCATTCATGTCATTGACGCGGTAATGATTCCACCGGAAGCATGA
- a CDS encoding TrkH family potassium uptake protein, with protein MLKTIPPIERITHMYELVSPVKPLVVLKYLSILVIGAGAMLLVPLIVALYFSEYTIAGTYILIGSVIILLGSLFHRLLPEGELEWKEALIIAAVIFPFAALLSAIPFTFSAGMPFLDAYFEAVSGVTTTGLSVAPATVGPAFLFARSWLQWVGGIGIIIIILMVFIPPGTSAHRLYAINSPETPLRPGVTATAKLLVQIYCLLTVVSFLILVAGGMPAFDAVCHALSAVSTGGFSTRADSAAGFAGLTIPFLITISCLMGAFNFSLYPRIIKDKNALLSDIQFRYFLLFAAIGILLVFFTLTETMNPAEGLSVASFQVISALSTAGFSTVDIGTLPDGTKAVLTVLMWVGGSVGSTAGGIKILRLVILLKVVHLVFIRYFLPREALTPLKLGKDVIETEMVYNILTFVFLYSLVLVCSSFLFMLYGFSLDNALFEVSSALGTVGLSCGITSAAMPDILKGVLIIDMLLGRIEIVPLLILAFPRTWVKK; from the coding sequence ATGTTAAAAACCATCCCTCCCATAGAAAGAATTACCCATATGTATGAACTGGTCTCCCCGGTGAAGCCACTTGTCGTCCTGAAATATCTCTCCATCCTGGTGATTGGAGCGGGGGCAATGCTCCTCGTGCCTCTAATTGTTGCCCTCTATTTCAGTGAATATACAATTGCAGGCACTTACATACTAATCGGGTCCGTCATTATTCTCCTGGGATCTCTCTTTCACCGCCTGCTGCCGGAAGGAGAACTGGAGTGGAAAGAGGCACTCATCATTGCAGCAGTCATATTCCCGTTTGCCGCACTGCTGAGTGCCATTCCCTTCACCTTCTCGGCCGGCATGCCCTTTCTGGATGCGTATTTTGAAGCGGTATCCGGTGTGACAACGACCGGGCTCTCCGTTGCTCCCGCCACGGTGGGGCCTGCGTTTCTCTTTGCACGGTCATGGCTCCAATGGGTAGGCGGCATCGGGATCATCATCATTATCCTCATGGTATTCATCCCGCCGGGCACGAGCGCCCACCGCCTGTATGCCATCAACAGCCCGGAGACACCGCTGCGCCCCGGTGTCACCGCAACGGCGAAGCTGCTGGTGCAGATCTACTGCCTTCTCACGGTCGTGTCGTTTCTCATCCTTGTTGCGGGCGGGATGCCCGCCTTCGATGCTGTCTGCCACGCCCTCTCGGCCGTTTCCACCGGGGGATTCTCCACAAGGGCGGATTCTGCAGCCGGATTTGCCGGACTCACCATCCCGTTTCTGATCACCATCAGCTGCCTGATGGGTGCTTTTAATTTCAGCCTTTATCCCCGGATAATCAAGGATAAAAATGCCCTTTTGTCAGACATTCAATTCCGGTATTTTCTGCTCTTCGCCGCAATTGGAATTCTCCTCGTATTTTTCACGCTGACGGAAACCATGAATCCTGCCGAAGGATTATCCGTCGCCTCATTTCAGGTCATCTCCGCACTGAGCACAGCAGGATTTTCCACCGTTGATATCGGCACCCTTCCTGACGGAACAAAGGCGGTCCTCACTGTTCTTATGTGGGTGGGTGGATCAGTGGGATCAACTGCAGGAGGCATCAAAATTCTCAGACTGGTTATCCTCTTAAAAGTGGTTCATCTGGTCTTTATCCGCTACTTCCTTCCCCGTGAGGCACTCACCCCGCTCAAACTGGGAAAAGATGTGATTGAAACCGAGATGGTCTACAATATCCTCACCTTTGTCTTTCTCTATTCCCTTGTACTGGTTTGCTCCAGTTTCCTTTTTATGCTCTATGGATTCTCCCTTGACAATGCACTCTTTGAGGTATCCAGTGCCCTCGGGACGGTCGGCCTTTCCTGCGGCATCACCAGTGCTGCGATGCCAGACATTCTGAAGGGCGTATTGATCATTGATATGCTTCTGGGAAGAATTGAGATCGTACCGCTACTTATCCTGGCGTTTCCGAGGACGTGGGTAAAAAAGTAG
- a CDS encoding sodium:solute symporter family transporter: protein MLAWGLGYFGQPHILVRFMAIEKAEQVSEARKVAMVWVIISLCAAVAIGIIGRVFLSQPLVGADSETVFMLMTGEVLFPFLAGIVFCGILAAIMSTASSQLLVSASAVSQDF from the coding sequence ATGCTCGCCTGGGGACTCGGGTATTTTGGCCAGCCCCATATTTTGGTGAGGTTCATGGCAATCGAGAAAGCAGAGCAGGTGAGTGAGGCACGGAAGGTAGCAATGGTCTGGGTTATCATCTCCCTGTGTGCTGCTGTTGCCATCGGTATCATCGGTCGGGTATTTTTGAGCCAGCCTTTGGTGGGTGCTGATTCTGAGACGGTTTTCATGCTGATGACCGGTGAAGTATTGTTCCCGTTCCTTGCAGGCATTGTCTTCTGTGGAATTCTTGCGGCAATCATGAGTACCGCTTCATCCCAGCTTCTTGTGAGTGCGTCCGCTGTTTCACAGGACTTCTAG
- a CDS encoding sodium:solute symporter family transporter has product MDQPDLCSCSGHPCGSSGTGPGKFCLYIVSYAWAGFGATFGPLLLMALFWKRTTRQGALAGIVVGGLTVLIWKQVGLFGIYEIIPGFILSLIAIYVVSKMTPPPAESITKVFNETERIMNETRN; this is encoded by the coding sequence TTGGATCAGCCGGATCTCTGTTCTTGTAGTGGCCATCCTTGCGGTTCTTCTGGGACTGGACCCGGAAAGTTTTGTCTTTACATTGTCTCCTATGCATGGGCCGGGTTTGGGGCAACGTTTGGCCCGCTCCTCTTAATGGCTCTCTTCTGGAAGAGAACGACACGGCAGGGGGCGCTTGCGGGCATTGTTGTCGGTGGCCTGACCGTTCTCATCTGGAAACAGGTGGGGCTCTTTGGCATCTACGAGATCATTCCGGGGTTCATTCTTTCCCTCATTGCAATCTACGTGGTCAGTAAGATGACACCGCCACCGGCTGAGTCAATCACGAAGGTGTTTAATGAGACAGAACGGATCATGAACGAAACCCGTAATTAA
- a CDS encoding nitroreductase family protein — translation MSNITVSQEDCTKCGVCVKVCPVSIISMKENKLPMIAKDLEDKCVRCGHCEVFCLFNALETNFEGEYPLSMNQRAPDIKPDQLAKFVQTRRSIRHYRKKPLKRALIEQMLDVIRYSPTAANSQRVKWIVVHDPEKVQKIAAHTVEWMKTEVEKRPNHPYSLQYNGIIRRAGLGEDAVCHNAPHLLIAMIPKGSTWTKADPIIALSYFELVAKGYGIASCWNGFLKIAMEEYPPMREELEIPEGYMPSYALTFGYPKQRSTGAAPKRNPLSIKWI, via the coding sequence ATGAGTAACATCACTGTCAGCCAGGAGGACTGCACAAAATGCGGAGTGTGCGTCAAAGTATGCCCGGTGTCAATCATCTCGATGAAAGAGAATAAACTGCCGATGATTGCAAAAGACCTCGAAGACAAGTGTGTCAGATGCGGACACTGCGAGGTATTCTGCCTGTTTAATGCTCTGGAAACAAATTTTGAAGGTGAATATCCGTTATCCATGAATCAACGGGCTCCGGACATTAAACCGGATCAGCTTGCAAAATTCGTTCAGACACGCAGGTCTATCCGTCATTACCGGAAAAAACCGCTCAAACGTGCACTTATTGAGCAGATGCTGGACGTCATCCGCTACAGCCCGACCGCTGCAAACAGCCAGCGGGTGAAATGGATTGTTGTCCATGACCCGGAGAAGGTGCAAAAGATTGCAGCCCACACCGTCGAGTGGATGAAGACTGAGGTGGAGAAGAGGCCAAACCATCCCTACTCCCTCCAGTATAACGGTATCATCCGGCGGGCAGGGCTGGGAGAGGATGCCGTCTGCCATAACGCACCCCACCTCCTTATCGCTATGATACCGAAAGGGAGTACCTGGACAAAGGCAGACCCCATCATTGCACTGTCCTACTTTGAACTGGTCGCAAAAGGGTATGGAATTGCGTCCTGCTGGAATGGATTTTTAAAGATTGCAATGGAGGAGTACCCCCCGATGCGGGAAGAGCTGGAAATTCCGGAGGGCTACATGCCCTCATATGCCCTCACCTTCGGCTACCCGAAACAGCGGAGCACCGGTGCCGCACCTAAAAGAAACCCGCTGAGCATCAAATGGATCTAA